Within Pseudomonas paeninsulae, the genomic segment TTGCTCGATCAGCCTGGCGATGTCCGGCGACAGGTCGCCGATGCGGTCATTGACCCGTGCAGCGGCTTTCTTGATCAAGGCCAGGGCATGCAGCACGGCCAGTGGCATGCGCTCATCGCCGATGGCGAAATTGATCAGCGAGCGCTGGGTTTGCGCGCCCCAGTAGGCCGTTTCAGGCACTTCGATGGGGCCGAGGCTGTCGGTTTCGGTGCGGCTCATAGAACTCTCCGGAAGGCGATTCAGCAAGTTTAGGCCGTTGCAAGCGCTTGCAGGTTCCCTAGCAGACGGTTGGGCTTGCGTATGCGCTTGCGGGTAGTCCTGAACACTACAGGTTTACCAGCGAGCATGGGTTGCGCCCAGCCAGCCTAGCGCTCCGTCAACCGGTACGCATGCACCGTTGGGGCCGCGCAATATGCCGTCAAAATGGCCAAACCACTGTTGGGTATCGGCGTAGAAAGGCCCTAGGCGTGGGCAGGCTTGATGCAACTGCTGCGGGGTGAAGGTCAAGTCGACCCGTTCGTCGGGACTGCTGAGGTGCCACGGAGCCATGGGTGACTGGTTTTTTTGCCGGATCAGCACCGACATGTCCAGGTGCAGCAGTTCGCCGCCAAACCACAAGGCGTTTTCCGATAGCCTGCTGTGATCGGTCCAGCCAGCGCCGAAATTGCCGGCAATACCGCCCGGTGCGGCAAAGGCGGCGCGCGTCCAATGGCTGCGCAATGGCCAGACGCCGCGGCCAAAGTCCATGGCGGCAAAGCTTTGTCCGGCTACGCAACTGTAGTGGCGGTTGCCGAGTTGCACACTGCCGCTGGCTGGCAGGCCCATTTGCCGACAGGTGGCGTGAAAATGCCGTGGCCCGAGTGGGGCGACCAGATTGGCCGAGTCGAGGTGGGCGGGGCGCTGGATGTCCAAGTCAACCTGTAGCGGCTGTCCGCCAATGTCGGGCGCCGCGACGGTCAGACGCAAGCGTCCCGGCTGTTCAATGACGCGCAGTTGCAGGCGTGGGTGGCAGAACTCATGGCTTTGCTCGGGCTGATCTGGCAGTCCGCAATCTCGCGCAAGTACGCGCAGTTGGCTATGCGCGATCGCCTGGCCGCTGCTCAGATCGAGAAAGTAGGCGGCGCCGTAGCCGACATAATCGAGGTCAGCCTGGGTCAGCGAGAGCATCCAGTGTGGGGTGGTGATGCACCAGTGGTTCCAGCGTTTGCGACGGCCCAAGTGTCCCGGCAGTGCGCAGTCAACCTGGGGGCGGGGAGACCAGCCGATGGCCTGCGGGTTGAGTTGGCCTCGGGAGTCGCACAGCGCTATCGCGGCAGAGGCGTGTGGGCGGGCGAAGCTGTTCATCGGGCACGTCCATGTGTGCGCTGTTACCGATGACGCAGTGAGATTGCCGTCATCGAAGAGCGTAGAGGCTTACTGAGATAAGTTGAGCTTGCCCGCACCTGCAGAGTTGGGCAAGTGCTGGCATTTTGATCTGTCGGCAAGTAGGCGGCCGATAGGGCCGAGCATACTTGAGTGGTGAACGGGCTTGGGCACAAAATGGTGGATCATGGGTCACATACGACTCGACCCATTAAATCCGGAGCATACAATGTCGCGCTTATCTACCCTCTGTGCCGTTGCTGTATTGACCTGTGGCAGCGCCCAGGCGTTTGCCGATGCCAGCAGTCATGCTGCCGATGCGGAGCATTTTCTGCAGCTGGCACAAGCTGACAAGCTGGTTGTGCCGGTCTATTCCCAGGTGCAACAGATGTTCGCCCAGCGTTTCGCCGAGAGTGGCACGCCCAAGAGCAAACAGGCTCTGCTGGAAACCTACCAGGCCAAGGCCAATGCCGAGTTGGACCGGGCAGTCGCCTGGGACAAGCTCAAGCCGGACATGGTCAAGCTCTATACCAGTAATTTCAACGAGCAGGAACTGCAGGAATTGGTTAGCTTCTACCAGTCGCCATTGGGCCAGAAGGTCTTGCAAAAGATGCCGATGCTGACCGAGCAATCGGCGCAGCTGACCCAGGAAAAACTGCAAATAGCGGTACCAAAAGTGAATAAACTGCTGGCGGATATGTCCGCTGAGCTGGGACCGAAAAAGCCGTGAATGGAGTTTGAATATGTCGAAACTAGCTCAACTGCAGAGCGCCTTGGCTGCACTTGACCCCCAGCATCTCGAGGTGCTGGACGAAAGTCACATGCACAGCCGAGGGCTGGAAACCCATTACAAGGCGGTGATCGTCAGCCCTGCATTTGCGGGCTTGAATGCGGTGAAGCGGCACCAGAAGGTTTATGCCAGCCTGGGCGAATTGATGAGCCAGGTGCATGCCCTGGCGTTGCATACCTACACGCCCGAGGAATGGGCGCAACAGGGTGCTGCTCCGAATTCGCCGACCTGCAAGGGCGGCAGCAAGCACGCTAGCTAGTGTCGCGTCAGCCCTGAACTGTCGGATCACCGTAGGAGGGGCGGGCCGCGCAGGTTAGCGGCGCCAAGCGCTGAGCGCTCAGGCACCGCCAGCGTGGCGCGTCGCGTAACCCTCCAAGCGATCTCCCGTGTTGCGCCGATGGTGGGTTACGGCGCAACGGATCATGCTGGATCATCGCTATCGGCAGCGTGCGCCTAACCCACCCGAGAGCCCGTTTACCCGCAGGTTGATCTGTGACGCGACACGAGTAGCGCTGTTTGCTCAGCGCTGAGTCAATCCGCCCCTACACGGCAAGCGCCAAGAAACGTAAACTAGACAACGCGCCGGCTAACGCCGGCGTGTTCGTTTGTAGGCCCAGTCCGCCCTTTACGTGGGCGACTACTGAAGGAAGATGTTTGATGAGTGACAAGATAGTCGTGGCCGCGCTGTACAAGTTCGTCTCCCTGGCGGATTACCAGGCGTTGCGTGAACCCCTGCTGCAAAGCATGCTGGCCAATGGCGTCAAGGGCACCTTGCTGCTCGCCGAAGAAGGCATCAATGGCACCGTCTCCGCCTCGCGCGCCGGTATCGATGGCCTGCTCGCCTGGTTTGCTCTGGATCCGCGTCTGGCGGATGTCGATCATAAAGAGTCGTACTGCGACGAGCAGCCGTTCTACCGTACCAAGGTCAAGCTGAAGAAGGAGATCGTCACCCTGGGCGTGCCGGGCGTCGACCCCAACCTGCAGGTCGGCACCTATGTCGAGGCCCATGACTGGAACGCGCTGATCAATGATCCCGAAGTGTTGCTGATCGACACGCGTAACGACTATGAAGTGGCGATAGGCACGTTCGAGGGTGCGGTCGACCCCAAGACCAAATCGTTTCGCGAGTTTCCCGACTACATCAAGGCGCACTTCGATCCGGCCAGGCACAAGAAAGTGGCGATGTTCTGCACCGGCGGTATTCGCTGCGAGAAGGCGTCCAGCTACATGCTCGGTGCCGGCTTTGCCGAGGTATTCCATCTCAAGGGCGGGATCCTCAAGTATCTGGAGCAAGTGCCCCAGGAGCAGACCAAGTGGCGGGGTGACTGCTTCGTCTTCGACAATCGGGTCACCGTTCGCCATGACCTGACAGAGGGTGACTATGACCAGTGCCATGCCTGCCGCACGCCGATTACCGTGCAAGATTGCCAGTCCGAGTACTACACCCTGGGGGTAAGCTGTCCGCATTGTTGGGATTCGCTGCCCGAGAAAACCCGCGCCGGTGCCCGCGAACGACAAAAACAGATCGAACTGGCCAAGGCGCGTAACCAGCCCCATCCTCTGGGTTTCAACCCACGCCAAGTCAACGAGGGCTAGACCATGCAAGCACGCTTGCTCTACGTGATGGACCCGATGTGTTCCTGGTGCTGGGGTTTTGCCCCGGTGCTCGAGTCCCTCGCCGAGCAGGCGGCTGCGGCTGGCGTACCGTTGCAACTGGTACTCGGCGGCCTGCGTCGTGATAGCGTGGCAGTCGACGCGGCGGCGCGGGTGCGTTATCTGGGCTACTGGCAAGCGGTCAATGCCAGTACTGGGCAGTTATTCAATTTCGTCGACGGCTTGCCCGAGGGGCTGGTCTACGATACGGAACCGGCTTGCCGGGCGCTGGTGACTGCGCGCCGCCTCGATGCGCAAAGCGTCTGGCCGCTGGCTCAGTTGATCCAGCGCGCCTTCTATATCAAGGGTGTGGATGTCACCCGGGCTAGCGAATTGGTCGCTCTGGCCGAGCAAGCCGGGATTCCGCGCATCGAGTTCGCCGCCGCATTCGACAGTACTGAACAGCGCGAAGCCACTATGGCCGATTTCAGTTGGGTGCAGGATTTGGGCATCTCCGGCTTTCCCACCTTGCTGGCCGAATGCAACGGACAATTGGCTCTGTTGACCAATGGATATCAGCCGCTCGAGGTGCTCGCGCCCTTGCTCGGTCGCTGGCTGGAGCGCGCGCTGCATGCCTGATCGGTTGAGTTGGGCGGAAATTCGGCGCCTAGCCCTGCATCACAAGAAAGCGCTGCTTCTGGCCAATCTGGTGGCGTTGTTCGCCACCCTGTGCAGTGTGCCTATCCCCCTGCTACTGCCATTGTTGGTCGACGAAGTACTGCTCCACGATGGTGACAGCGCGCTCAAGGTGATGGACCGTTTTCTCCCCGCCGACTGGGAGATCGCGGCCGGCTATATCGGCCTGATGCTGGTGCTGACCTTTCTGCTGCGCAGTTCGGCGCTGATCTTCAACGTGGTGCAGGCACGCCTGTTCGCCGGTCTGTCGAAAGACATCATCTACCGCATTCGTATTCGTCTGATCGAGCGACTCAAGCGTATTTCCCTCAGTGAATACGAGAGCCTTGGCGGCGGTACGGTGACCACGCACCTGGTCACTGACCTGGAGACTCTGGACAAGTTTGTCGGCGAAACCCTCAGCCGGTTTCTGGTCGCCGTACTGACGCTGACGGGCACCTCGGCGATTTTGTTGTGGATGCACTGGCAACTGGCGCTGTTGATCCTGTTGTTCAACCCACTGGTGATCTACGCCACGGTGTTGTTGGGCAAGAAGGTCAAGTACCTGAAAAGGCTGGAGAACGACAGCACCTCACGGTTTACCCAGGCGCTCACCGAAACCCTCGAGGCGATCCAGGAAATTCGTGCCGGCAATCGCCAGGGTTACTTCCTCGGTCGGCTCGGTGGGCGGGCCCGGGAAGTACGTGACTACGCGGTGGCCTCGCAATGGAAGACCGATGCCTCGAACCGGGCCAGCGGCTTGCTGTTCCAGTTCGGCATCGACGTGTTTCGCGCGGCGGCCATGCTCACCGTGCTGTTCTCCGACCTGTCGATCGGCCAGATGCTCGCGGTGTTCAGCTACCTGTGGTTCATGATCGGGCCGGTCGAACAGTTGCTTAATCTGCAATATGCCTTCTACGCCGCCGGTGGAGCGCTGGCGCGGATCAACGAGTTGCTCGCGCGTCGTGACGAGCCGCAGTACCTGGGCACTGTCGATCCGTTCACGGGGCGTGACACCGTCGGTATCGAAGTGCGTGGGCTGACGTTTTCCTACAACGACGAACCGGTGCTGGAAAACCTCAACCTGAGTATCGCACCGGGTGAAAAGGTGGCCATCGTTGGCGCCAGCGGGGGTGGCAAAAGCACTCTGGTGCAGCTATTGCTCGGCCTCTATACGCCGCAGGCGGGGATTATTCGCTTCGGTGGCTGCAGCCAGCAGGAGATCGGCCTGGAAACCGTGCGCGATCAGGTCGCGGTGGTGTTGCAGCACCCGGCGTTGTTCAATGACACGGTGCGCGCCAACCTGTGCATGGGCCGCGAGCGCAGCGATGAAGCCTGCTGGCACGCCCTGGAAATCGCTCAGTTGGCCAGCACCATAGGTGGGCTGGCAAAAGGCCTGGACAGCATCGTCGGCCGCTCCGGTGTGCGCCTGTCCGGCGGCCAGCGCCAGCGCTTGGCTATCGCCCGCATGGTCCTTGCCGAGCCGAAAGTGGTGATTCTCGACGAGGCTACCTCGGCCCTCGATACCGCCACCGAGTACGCCTTGCATCAGGCCCTGGGCCAGTTTCTCAACGGTCGCACCACGCTGATCATCGCCCATCGCCTTTCGGCGGTGAAGCAGGCGGACCGGGTGCTGGTATTCGATGGCGGCAGCGTCGCCGAAGACGGCGATCACCAACAGTTGATTGCCGAGGGTGGGCTGTACGCCAAACTCTATGGGCATTTGCAGCACTGAGGGGTCAGGGTGCCGCTATCGCTGCTGGCGAGCCGCTCGAGTCGCTGGCCCATTGCTGCAGTTGTTGCGTGCGCGCCTGGCTTTCAGCCAGCGTCTTGTCCAGCGCCTCGTTGTAGTCGCTGAGCCAGCTACGCGAGCCGACTATCATCCCAGCGAGGTCGCGCATGCCGTTTTTCAAGGCGGCAAGGCTCCTCTGGAAGCTCTGTTCCTGGCCGATCAGGGTATTCGCCACTTGTTGCTGCACGGCTCGGTTGTCGCCGCTGGTCAGCGTCACCGCAGGCGTGTCACTTTGCAGGGTGCTCAGCTGCTTGTCTTGCCGGGCCACTTGCTCTTCGAGCTCCGCGAGCTGTGTTTGCAGTGCCGCTGTCTGCTCTTGCAAGCCCTGGAGCTGGCTGGCGCCGAGACTTGCGTCCTGCTCGCTGGACGGGCTGAGCAAGCCTATGGTCAGCCAGCTGGCGAGCGTCATAGCCAGCACCGCGGCAAGGATGAAGAGCAGGATGCGATCGAGTCGACGGCCTTTCTCCAGCAGTTCTAGGCGTTGTTCTGCGCCGATCGGTTCGCCGCTACTTTCTTGTGGGTCATTGCTCATGGCTTTTCCGTCACATGGTTGTGCTGATCGAAGTGGCAAGCTCTTGAGTGGCATTGTGCCACTATTCGAGTATGGCTGGCGCTTCGCTGCTTTACCTGTAGCTGGCCCTGAATAGTCAGCAGCTGCAGGATTGGGCCACGGTTCAGTGGCAAGCGTTCAATTATTCCTGCGCTGGGCATGTTCAGGTGTGCCTGGCCGTGCAAGTTGGCAGTGTATGCCGCGGCCGTCAGCAGAATCCGTGCTTGTTTGGCAGTTAAATGCGCCACTTTGTAAATAAATCGTTACGAGCTGCCCGGGTTTTTACCGGGCACTGGACGCTTTGGCTGGCGTTTATCAGGCTGTAAGGTTTTATTGCCAATAGACCTGCACTATACCGCTGCACAGCGCCTGGGCCGTCTTGTAGGGCGTCCTTGCCTCGGTTGTCATGGAGTTATCCGCGTCGTCCTGTCTGCTTGCGAGGGCGCTGAATCGACAACAACAACGAGGAGGCGCAATGACCGCCGTGAACAAGATCGAACAGCACAATCCCATCGGTACCGACGGCTTCGAATTTGTCGAGTACACCGCGCCGACCCCGCAAGGCATCCAGCAGTTGCGTGAACTGTTCAGCGCCATGGGCTTTACCGAAACCGCCAAGCACCGCTCCAAGGAAGTCTTTCTGTTCCAGCAGAACGACATCAACTTTGTGCTCAACGGCAGTCCCACCGGGCATGTCCGCGAGTTCGGCCTCAAGCACGGGCCAAGCGCCTGCGCCATGGCTTTTCGAGTACAGAACGCGGCGCAGGCGGCGGCCTATGTCGAGTCGCAAGGTGCCACGCTGGTCGGCAGTCACGCCAACTTCGGCGAGTTGAATATCCCCTGCGTCGAAGGCATCGGCGGTTCCTTGCTGTACCTGGTCGATCGTTATGGTGACAAGAGCATCTATGACGTCGATTTCGAGTACATCGAAGGCCGTACGCCGCAGGACAACGCGGTCGGCCTGAAAGAACTGGATCACCTGACCCACAACGTCAAGCGCGGGCAGATGGATGTCTGGTCGGGTTTCTACGAGCGGATTGCCAATTTCCGCGAGATCCGCTACTTCGATATCGAAGGCAAACTTACCGGCCTGGTTTCGCGGGCCATGACCTCGCCTTGCGGCAAGATCCGCATCCCGATCAACGAGTCGTCCGACGACAAGTCGCAGATCGAGGAATTCATCCGTGAGTACCACGGCGAAGGCATTCAGCACATTGCCCTGAGCACCGACGACATCTATGCCACCGTGCGCCAGCTGCGCGCCAGCGGCGTGGACTTCATGAAAACCCCTGACACCTATTTTGACAAGGTGGACACCCGCGTGGCTGGCCACGGCGAGCCGAGCGAGTTGCTGCGCGAGTTGAATATCCTGATCGACGGCGCGCCGGGAGATGACGGCATCCTGTTGCAGATTTTCACCAATACGGTGATCGGCCCGATCTTCTTCGAGATCATCCAGCGCAAGGGCAACCAGGGTTTCGGCGAGGGCAACTTCAAGGCGTTGTTCGAGTCCATCGAGGAAGACCAGATCAAACGCGGCGTGATCAAGGCCGATTGATCCGCAAACCGTCGGGTGGGTTAGGCGCGTCTATCGTTGCTGCAGGTACAGCGCGATTGCGCCGCGCCGTAACCCACCAGGCGGCAGCTGCTGAAACGAGTGGTGGGTTACGACGCACAGGGATTAGCCGTGTGCCTGCAGGTGCTAGTCGCGCCTAACCCACCCTACAAAAGCGTGCATCGAGGAGATACCGGCCATGAGCCGTAAATGGATCAGCTTCCCCCTACGCGAAGGCGAGTGCTCGCGCCAGGCGCACTGCGATTTTCCCGAGGGCACCTACGAGCGCGAGATGGGCCGCGAGGGCTTCTTCGGTCCGACCGCGCACCTGCACCACAAGCATCCACCGACAGGTTGGATCGACTGGCAGGGGCCGTTACGGCCGCACGCCTTCAACTTCAACGAGTTGTCCAGCGAGCGTGATTGCCCGCTGGAGGCGCCGCTGACCCTGCACAACGCCGATATGAAGCTGCGCGTGTGGAAGACCCACGGCGCCATGCGTCACCTGGTACGCAATGCCGATGGCGACGACCTGCTGTTCATCCATGAAGGGGCAGGGGAGTTCTACTGCGATTTCGGCCACCTGAGCTACCGCGACGGCGATTACCTGGTGATTCCGCGCGGCACCGCCTGGCGCATCGAAACCAACGCGCCGACCTTCATGTTGCTGATCGAGAGCAGCGATGGCGCTTACCAGTTGCCGGACAAGGGTCTGCTCGGCCCCCAGGCGATCTTCGACCCGGCGGTGCTCGAACATCCGAAACTGGACGATGCCTTCAAGGCGCAACAGGATGAGAACACCTGGCAGCTGCGGATCAAGCGGCGCAACCAGGTCAGCACCGTGACTTACCCCTACAACCCGCTGGACGTGGTCGGCTGGCATGGCGACAACACCGTGGTGCGCCTCAACTGGCGCGATATTCGCCCACTGATGAGTCACCGTTACCATCTGCCGCCGTCGGCGCACACCACCTTCGTCGCCAATGGTTTCGTGGTCTGCACCTTCACCCCGCGGCCGGTGGAGACTGATCCGGGGGCGTTGAAAGTGCCGTTCTATCACAACAACGACGACTACGACGAAGTGCTGTTCTACCACCGCGGCAACTTCTTCAGCCGCGACAATATCGAGGCCGGGATGGTCACCCTGCACCCCTGCGGCTTCCCCCACGGCCCGCATCCCAAGGCGCTGAAGAAGAGCCAGGAGGCGCCGGCAACCTTTGTCGACGAGGTGGCGGTGATGATTGATGCCCGCCGCGCCCTGGAGATAGACCCGGCCGCCGCGCAAGTCGATGTGCCCGAATACGTCAATTCCTGGCGTGCGCCGGGCAAAGACAGCTGAGCTAGGGCGTGCTGCGCAGCAGAACCCTGACTGAAATCTGTGGTGCGCAAGGCGCACCCTACGA encodes:
- a CDS encoding BolA family protein, with translation MSKLAQLQSALAALDPQHLEVLDESHMHSRGLETHYKAVIVSPAFAGLNAVKRHQKVYASLGELMSQVHALALHTYTPEEWAQQGAAPNSPTCKGGSKHAS
- a CDS encoding ABC transporter ATP-binding protein, which codes for MPDRLSWAEIRRLALHHKKALLLANLVALFATLCSVPIPLLLPLLVDEVLLHDGDSALKVMDRFLPADWEIAAGYIGLMLVLTFLLRSSALIFNVVQARLFAGLSKDIIYRIRIRLIERLKRISLSEYESLGGGTVTTHLVTDLETLDKFVGETLSRFLVAVLTLTGTSAILLWMHWQLALLILLFNPLVIYATVLLGKKVKYLKRLENDSTSRFTQALTETLEAIQEIRAGNRQGYFLGRLGGRAREVRDYAVASQWKTDASNRASGLLFQFGIDVFRAAAMLTVLFSDLSIGQMLAVFSYLWFMIGPVEQLLNLQYAFYAAGGALARINELLARRDEPQYLGTVDPFTGRDTVGIEVRGLTFSYNDEPVLENLNLSIAPGEKVAIVGASGGGKSTLVQLLLGLYTPQAGIIRFGGCSQQEIGLETVRDQVAVVLQHPALFNDTVRANLCMGRERSDEACWHALEIAQLASTIGGLAKGLDSIVGRSGVRLSGGQRQRLAIARMVLAEPKVVILDEATSALDTATEYALHQALGQFLNGRTTLIIAHRLSAVKQADRVLVFDGGSVAEDGDHQQLIAEGGLYAKLYGHLQH
- the trhO gene encoding oxygen-dependent tRNA uridine(34) hydroxylase TrhO — translated: MSDKIVVAALYKFVSLADYQALREPLLQSMLANGVKGTLLLAEEGINGTVSASRAGIDGLLAWFALDPRLADVDHKESYCDEQPFYRTKVKLKKEIVTLGVPGVDPNLQVGTYVEAHDWNALINDPEVLLIDTRNDYEVAIGTFEGAVDPKTKSFREFPDYIKAHFDPARHKKVAMFCTGGIRCEKASSYMLGAGFAEVFHLKGGILKYLEQVPQEQTKWRGDCFVFDNRVTVRHDLTEGDYDQCHACRTPITVQDCQSEYYTLGVSCPHCWDSLPEKTRAGARERQKQIELAKARNQPHPLGFNPRQVNEG
- a CDS encoding DUF2804 domain-containing protein yields the protein MNSFARPHASAAIALCDSRGQLNPQAIGWSPRPQVDCALPGHLGRRKRWNHWCITTPHWMLSLTQADLDYVGYGAAYFLDLSSGQAIAHSQLRVLARDCGLPDQPEQSHEFCHPRLQLRVIEQPGRLRLTVAAPDIGGQPLQVDLDIQRPAHLDSANLVAPLGPRHFHATCRQMGLPASGSVQLGNRHYSCVAGQSFAAMDFGRGVWPLRSHWTRAAFAAPGGIAGNFGAGWTDHSRLSENALWFGGELLHLDMSVLIRQKNQSPMAPWHLSSPDERVDLTFTPQQLHQACPRLGPFYADTQQWFGHFDGILRGPNGACVPVDGALGWLGATHARW
- a CDS encoding DsbA family protein, whose protein sequence is MQARLLYVMDPMCSWCWGFAPVLESLAEQAAAAGVPLQLVLGGLRRDSVAVDAAARVRYLGYWQAVNASTGQLFNFVDGLPEGLVYDTEPACRALVTARRLDAQSVWPLAQLIQRAFYIKGVDVTRASELVALAEQAGIPRIEFAAAFDSTEQREATMADFSWVQDLGISGFPTLLAECNGQLALLTNGYQPLEVLAPLLGRWLERALHA
- a CDS encoding DUF2059 domain-containing protein, with the protein product MSRLSTLCAVAVLTCGSAQAFADASSHAADAEHFLQLAQADKLVVPVYSQVQQMFAQRFAESGTPKSKQALLETYQAKANAELDRAVAWDKLKPDMVKLYTSNFNEQELQELVSFYQSPLGQKVLQKMPMLTEQSAQLTQEKLQIAVPKVNKLLADMSAELGPKKP
- a CDS encoding homogentisate 1,2-dioxygenase, which encodes MSRKWISFPLREGECSRQAHCDFPEGTYEREMGREGFFGPTAHLHHKHPPTGWIDWQGPLRPHAFNFNELSSERDCPLEAPLTLHNADMKLRVWKTHGAMRHLVRNADGDDLLFIHEGAGEFYCDFGHLSYRDGDYLVIPRGTAWRIETNAPTFMLLIESSDGAYQLPDKGLLGPQAIFDPAVLEHPKLDDAFKAQQDENTWQLRIKRRNQVSTVTYPYNPLDVVGWHGDNTVVRLNWRDIRPLMSHRYHLPPSAHTTFVANGFVVCTFTPRPVETDPGALKVPFYHNNDDYDEVLFYHRGNFFSRDNIEAGMVTLHPCGFPHGPHPKALKKSQEAPATFVDEVAVMIDARRALEIDPAAAQVDVPEYVNSWRAPGKDS
- the hppD gene encoding 4-hydroxyphenylpyruvate dioxygenase, with product MTAVNKIEQHNPIGTDGFEFVEYTAPTPQGIQQLRELFSAMGFTETAKHRSKEVFLFQQNDINFVLNGSPTGHVREFGLKHGPSACAMAFRVQNAAQAAAYVESQGATLVGSHANFGELNIPCVEGIGGSLLYLVDRYGDKSIYDVDFEYIEGRTPQDNAVGLKELDHLTHNVKRGQMDVWSGFYERIANFREIRYFDIEGKLTGLVSRAMTSPCGKIRIPINESSDDKSQIEEFIREYHGEGIQHIALSTDDIYATVRQLRASGVDFMKTPDTYFDKVDTRVAGHGEPSELLRELNILIDGAPGDDGILLQIFTNTVIGPIFFEIIQRKGNQGFGEGNFKALFESIEEDQIKRGVIKAD